Genomic DNA from Streptomyces sp. GS7:
CACGGGATGGTCCTGGCAGGCCCCCTGGCGCCGGGCTCTGAAGCGGGACGAGGATGCGATACAGCTGTGGAAGAAGGGTGTGTGGCCGCTGGTGGAAGCGGCGCGGCGGCGCTCAGGGCTCGACGAGGCGATCGCCCGACAGCAGTGTGCCGGCCTGCTTGACGTGCCGCAGTACAGGTGAGACCTCCATACTCTGCAGGCCGGCCAGGGACCCGATGCGATCCGAAGTGAATTCGAATAGCTCGTCGAGGTCTCGGCAGTGTGCGACCGCGTGGATGTTGTAGGGCCCGGAAACGGCCGCGGCGAAGGCGATCTCGGGCTCCTGCGCAAGCGTGCGTCCGACATTCTTCACCGCCGACGGATGCACGCGCAGCCACAGGTTCGCCCGAGCGTGATAGCCCAAAGCGGCTGCGGCGATCTCGACGTCGATGTGGACGACGCGGCGCAGGAGCAAGGCGTGAAGGCGGCGTGAAACACGCCCCGGAGTGGAGTCCGCCGCTGCGGCGAGGTCGACGAGACTGGCGCGACCGTCCGCAGCAAGAACGTCGAGGATCTTCTCGTCCTCAGCGGTGAGGTGCACGGGTTCGCGAGTGACGACCGGGGATTCAGTGAAAGGGCAACCGTCGCTCCCGAGCATGGTTTCCTGCTCCGGGGACAGCACGCCTTGCAGGGCGGCCCAATAGTGGCCGCGGCCTCCCATGAACTGACGCAGCATGGCGAAGGCGTTGATGTCGAGCACCGCCGCGGTGCGCGGAAGTCGTCGACCGAGCAGCTCTTCGCGCTGTTCTCGAGTCCGTGACTGAGTCGCGCAGGTGATTTCGTAGCCCGCTGCGCTCAGGGCTACCCAGTTGACATCGTCCCGCCTGGCGAGTGCGTCGGCGATCGCTGCGACGCTGCCGGGGCGGCAGCGGATTCGCACCAGCCACCTG
This window encodes:
- a CDS encoding winged helix-turn-helix domain-containing protein, with product MWPARSSGCGGCRSDTGWSWQAPWRRALKRDEDAIQLWKKGVWPLVEAARRRSGLDEAIARQQCAGLLDVPQYR
- a CDS encoding Lrp/AsnC family transcriptional regulator, with product MTGASMSESVDVQPDDVRIIRALQIAPRASFASIAVALGLTERAVNRRYRRMRAEGVIRVAGVVNPGALAQSRWLVRIRCRPGSVAAIADALARRDDVNWVALSAAGYEITCATQSRTREQREELLGRRLPRTAAVLDINAFAMLRQFMGGRGHYWAALQGVLSPEQETMLGSDGCPFTESPVVTREPVHLTAEDEKILDVLAADGRASLVDLAAAADSTPGRVSRRLHALLLRRVVHIDVEIAAAALGYHARANLWLRVHPSAVKNVGRTLAQEPEIAFAAAVSGPYNIHAVAHCRDLDELFEFTSDRIGSLAGLQSMEVSPVLRHVKQAGTLLSGDRLVEP